The Spea bombifrons isolate aSpeBom1 chromosome 4, aSpeBom1.2.pri, whole genome shotgun sequence genome segment CGCTACAGCGGGACTTCCACACGGCAGCAGAAGAGAGGCTGAGAAAGCCAGTCCCTTCCGCAGACCCACCTGAAACCAAGGGCTCAGCAttgaggtgtgtgtttgtgcttTTCTCCCCAGTGTACTTTCTCCCAACCCTTCTTTCCACCTGTGCTACCCCTTTCatcgttttccttttttttttttttttaaagatatggaCGGATTATTGCTAAGTGTGCAAGGAGCAAGCTACAGCTGCTGCATCCACAGCTTGAGAAGCTAgttataaaaaagaagaaaagggagagaaaagccAGCAAGGAGGGAAACGAGAGGAAAAACAGTCAATGCCTGCAATGTGCTGCTTTTCTCTTTGTACAAATCAGAATCCTGCAGACAGTGTGTGAATCGCATGGATACCAAATATTAAGAGACCAAGAGAACAGAGAGACACCCGCAAGGGAAGCCAGAAGGGAGCATTTGGagtttcccccttttctcatctTTCCTTTTGAATCGCCCTAAAATAACGTATTCCAGCTTGCTTCAGAAATGGATCTTCCGTCTTCTTGTGCTGGAGACAGTAGTGGAATCCAAGGACGAATATCTCAACTGCAAAAGGCACTTGTCCCAGGGGAGCGGCAAAATGATGCACCTGCATAGGCAAGTGGGCCTCACCCCCTCGTTATATTTCCCTTAATgttggtttttctttttctggtgtTGGATTACCTAAAGGagccattttgtctttcagTCAGCCCCCCTCCCACTAAAGCCCTGTTAccttatctattttttttttgagctctAACAAAAACTAAGAAATCTTAAAGGACTGCTCCCTGAGCAGGCTGTACTGGAGGGGTGCACTGGCTTGAAGATCCTGGTATGTTTCTTTCCCCCAATGTGCACATAACagatcttttgttttatttagcctTACGATGCATTATAATTTGCCATTTGAATTCTAAAAGCAAAACCAGCTAATTTCTCAGATTCCTTCCTTGATAGTCACAACCCCCAATATCTATATAGATGGAAAAAGGCATTTCCAGCCTCCTAAAGCCTGGGTAGGGCCAAGTTCATATTTCTACGCCAAATCCCAGACGATGGTGAATTATGAACGTGCCACATCATGAATTTCTTGTGGCTGGTAACTGTGCACCATACCTGGAAGGCTGTCCTGTTTTCTATAATCTACCTCATGGTGCAAACTTGGATCTCCTGTGCAGCATATTCGGGGCCCCAGAGCTGTCCTTCTGTCTGTTCCTGCAGTAACCAGTTCAGTAAGGTGGTCTGCACACGCCGCGGCCTCTCAGAAGTACCCCAAGGTATCCCATCCAACACACGGTACCTCAACCTTATGGAAAACAACATTCATATGATCCAAGCTGACACTTTCAGACACCTTCACCATTTGGAAGTGCTACAACTTGGCAGGAACTCTATCCGCCAGATAGAGGTTGGGGCGTTCAATGGTTTGGCCAGCCTCAATACTTTGGAGTTGTTTGACAACTGGTTGACAGTAATTCCAAGTGGAGCTTTTGAGTATCTTTCCAAGTTAAGAGAGTTATGGCTCAGGAACAACCCCATTGAGAGCATCCCATCTTATGCCTTCAATAGGGTACCATCTTTGATGCGCTTGGACCTAGGGGAACTAAAAAAATTGGAATACATTTCTGAGGGAGCATTTGAGGGATTATACAATCTGAAATACCTTAACCTTGGGATGTGTAACATCAGAGACATGCCAAACCTCACACCTTTGATAGGGCTCGAGGAACTAGAAATCTCTGGTAACAACTTTCCAGACATCAAACCAGGATCTTTTTATGGGCTGAGGTCACTAAAAAAGCTGTGGATAATGAACTCACAAATAACCAATATAGAACGCAATGCTTTTGATGACCTTACATCTCTGGTAGAGTTGAATTTGGCTCACAATAACTTGACCTCTCTTCCACATGACCTTTTTGCCAATCTGAGGTACTTGGTAGAGTTGCACTTGCACCACAACCCATGGAACTGTGATTGCGATGTTCTTTGGCTATCAGGATGGCTGCGAGAGTATATACCTACAAATTCCACATGTTGTGGCCGCTGCCATTCCCCACCGCACATGAAGGGGAAGTATGTTGTGGAGGTGGACAACTCATCTTTTCAATGTTCAGCCCCTTTTATGATGGATGCACCTAgggatttaaatatttcagaggGGAGAGTGGCAGAACTGAAGTGTAAAACTTCAGCCATGTCCTCAGTTAGGTGGCTGTTGCCTAATGGGACTGTCCTAAGCCACGCTTCCAACCACCCACGAATAACCATCCTTAACGATGGTACCTTAAACTTTTCTCACGTCCTATTAACAGACACTGGGTTCTACACGTGCATG includes the following:
- the LRRC4 gene encoding leucine-rich repeat-containing protein 4, encoding MNFLWLVTVHHTWKAVLFSIIYLMVQTWISCAAYSGPQSCPSVCSCSNQFSKVVCTRRGLSEVPQGIPSNTRYLNLMENNIHMIQADTFRHLHHLEVLQLGRNSIRQIEVGAFNGLASLNTLELFDNWLTVIPSGAFEYLSKLRELWLRNNPIESIPSYAFNRVPSLMRLDLGELKKLEYISEGAFEGLYNLKYLNLGMCNIRDMPNLTPLIGLEELEISGNNFPDIKPGSFYGLRSLKKLWIMNSQITNIERNAFDDLTSLVELNLAHNNLTSLPHDLFANLRYLVELHLHHNPWNCDCDVLWLSGWLREYIPTNSTCCGRCHSPPHMKGKYVVEVDNSSFQCSAPFMMDAPRDLNISEGRVAELKCKTSAMSSVRWLLPNGTVLSHASNHPRITILNDGTLNFSHVLLTDTGFYTCMVTNVAGNSNSSAYLNVSTAELNTSNYSFFTTVTVETTEMAPEDISMIFKPVPTTSTGYQPAYTTTTTVLIQTTKMPKQVAVPTSDSGDKLQTSLDEVMKTTKIIIGCFVAVTLLAAAMLIVFYKLRKRHQQRSTVAAARTVEIIQVDEDIPTGSPTGVSGEGAVVMPTIHDHMNFNTYKPAHHGAHWTANSIGNSLHSTITTISEPYIIQTHTKEKVQETQI